The Achromobacter deleyi region ACTGCGCGCCGCGCATCCTGCCGACCCGGCCTATTCGTCCCCGCATGCGCCCGCCCGCGGCGCCCTGTTCATCCTGACCCTGCGCAAGGCGCCGGTCCGGGCCAACACCTCGAGCACTTTCCATGCCCCGCGCCACTGAATCCCACCCGCCTTCCACCGCAACGCACGATGACAGCGTACGCAGGCCCCTCGCGCCGCATGCAGTTTTCATCGACGATGACGACGAACTGCGCCGCGCCGCCATCCAGACACTCAAGCTCCATGGCATCTCGGTGGAAGCCCACGCCAGCGCGCGCGCGGCGCTGCCCATCCTGAACCGGGACTTTGACGGCGTGGTCGTGACCGACATCCGCATGCCGGACATGGACGGGCTGCAGCTCTTCCAGCGCCTGCGCGAGATCGATCCCGATATCCCCGTCATCCTCATCACAGGCCACGGCGACATCGCCACGGCCGTGCAGTGCATGCGGGACGGCGCCTATGATTTTCTTTCCAAACCCTATCCTGCCGACCGGCTGGTCGCGGCCATTTCCCATGCCGCCGAAAAGCGCCATCTGGTGCTGGAAAACCGGCGTCTGCGTGAAGCCGCGTTCGCCATCGAGGCGGATGAAGTTCCGTTCATCGGCGCCACGCCCGCCATGCAGCGCATCAAGCAGACCTTGCGCCACATTGCCGATGCCGATGTCGACGTGCTGGTGGAAGGAGAAACCGGCACGGGCAAGGAGGTCGTCGCCACCGCGCTGCATCGTCTCAGCCGCCGCAGGCATCGTGCGCTGGTCGCGATCAACTGCGGCGCCCTGCCCGAGAGCGTCATCGAAAGCGAACTTTTCGGCCATGAGGCCGGCGCTTTCACGGGTGCCCAGAAAAAACGTATCGGACGCATCGAGCACGCCAGCGGCGGCACGCTGTTCCTCGACGAAATCGAAAGCATGCCTCTGGCCGTGCAGGTGAAACTGCTGCGCGTACTTGAATCGCGCCAGATCACGCCTTTGGGCAGCAACGAAGTGCGCAATCTGGATCTGCGCGTGGTCGCGGCCACCAAGGAAGACCTGGGCAGTCCGGCGATACGCGCCAAGTTTCGCGAAGATCTGTTTTACCGCTTGAACGTGGTCACGATCCGCATTCCGCCACTACGAGAACGCCGGGAAGACATCCCGCTGCTGTTCGCGCACTACCTTGGGCATGCCTCCCGCCGTTTCCAGCGCGATATCCCGGAGATGCCAGCCTCGATCAAGCAGCATCTCATGACGCATGACTGGCCTGGCAACGTGCGCGAACTGGCCCATTTTGCCGAACGCCTCGTGTTGGGCGTACTCAACGCGCCCGCTCCGGATTCCATCCAGACCCAGGGCAGCGCGCAAAGCCTGCCCGAACGCATGGAACACTTTGAAGCCCAGCTCATTCGAGATGCGCTGGCGGCGCATCGGGGCGACATCAAAGCCACTCTCGAGGCCCTGGGCATTCCGCGCAAGACTTTCTACGACAAGCTGCAACGTCACGGCATCGATCGTCAGCAATACGTCGGTCTGCTCACACCGCCCTCCTTCTAGCGCTTCCCATGTGGCAGCATGAAAAAACCCCTCGCGGCGTAAGCCGCGAGGGGTTTTCTGTATGGCGCTTCAAGCTGCCGCGCCCGATCGGCGCCGCAAAGACAAAACCCCACAGGGGATACCTGTGGGGTTTTGCGGAATAAAAGCCTGACGATGACCTACTTTCACAGACGTCCGTCCACTATCATCGGCGCAAAGGCGTTTCACTGTCCTGTTCGGGATGGGAAGGAGTGGTACCACCTTGCTATGGTCGTCAGGCGTAACTGGTTGAGCGGCTGCGGTTTAGGCAACGGCTCCAATCTTGGAAGAAACACAACGTGTGGGTGATCAGAGACTAGCTCGATGATCACGCACAGTGGGATGTAATTGGTGTTGGCTGGCCGCCGACGGTGCGGCCAGATTTTGTATTGAACGACACTTGGAACGCTATATCACCAGGTCAATAACCATCAGTGTTATAGGATCAAGCCTCACGGGCAATTAGTATCGGTTAGCTTAACGCATTACTGCGCTTCCACACCCGACCTATCAACGTCCTGGTCTCGAACGACCCTTCAGGGGGATCAAGTCCCCGGGATACCTTATCTTCAGACGAGTTTCCCGCTTAGATGCCTTCAGCGGTTATCTCTTCCGTACTTAGCTACCCGGCAATGCCATTGGCATGACAACCGGTACACCAGAGGTACGTCCACTCCGGTCCTCTCGTACTAGGAGCAGGCTCCGTCAAGTATCCAACGCCCACGGCAGATAGGGACCAAACTGTCTCACGACGTTTTAAACCCAGCTCACGTACCTCTTTAAATGGCGAACAGCCATACCCTTGGGACCGGCTACAGCCCCAGGATGAGATGAGCCGACATCGAGGTGCCAAACACCGCCGTCGATATGAACTCTTGGGCGGTATCAGCCTGTTATCCCCAGAGTACCTTTTATCCGTTGAGCGATGGCCCTTCCATTCAGAACCACCGGATCACTATGTCCTGCTTTCGCACCTGTTCGACTTGTCAGTCTCACAGTCAAGCACGCTTATGCCATTGCACTATCAGCACGATTTCCGACCGTACCTAGCGTACCTTCGAACTCCTCCGTTACACTTTGGGAGGAGACCGCCCCAGTCAAACTGCCCACCATGCACTGTCCCCGATCCGGATAACGGACCAAGGTTAGAACCGCAAACAAACCAGGGTGGTATTTCAAGGATGGCTCCACGTGATCTAGCGACCACGCTTCAAAGCCTCCCACCTATCCTACACAGGCCGGTTCACAGTCCAATGCAAAGCTACAGTAAAGGTTCATGGGGTCTTTCCGTCTAGCCGCGGGTAGATTGCATCATCACAAACACTTCAACTTCGCTGAGTCTCAGGAGGAGACAGTGTGGCCATCGTTACGCCATTCGTGCAGGTCGGAACTTACCCGACAAGGAATTTCGCTACCTTAGGACCGTTATAGTTACGGCCGCCGTTTACCGGGGCTTCGATCAAGAGCTTGCACCCCATCACTTAACCTTCCGGCACCGGGCAGGCGTCACACCCTATACGTCGACTTTCGTCTTTGCAGAGTGCTGTGTTTTTAATAAACAGTCGCAGCCACCGATTCTCTGCGACCCCATCATGCTAAGCGCGCAGGCGCTTCACACTACCGGGGTATACCTTCTCCCGAAGTTACGGTATCAATTTGCCGAGTTCCTTCTCCTGAGTTCTCTCAAGCGCCTTGGAATATTCATCCCGTCCACCTGTGTCGGTTTGCGGTACGGTCTCGTACAGCTGAAGCTTAGAGGCTTTTCTTGGAACCACTTCCAATCACTTCGCAAGCAATGCTCGCTCGTGTCACACCCTTGATTTACGCGCCCGGATTTGCCTAAGCGCCATCTTCGATGCAGCAACAGGGACATCCAACACCCTGATGATCTTCCGCGATCCGTCCCCCCATCGCACTGTACGACGGTACTGGAATATTAACCAGTTTCCCATCAGCTACGCATCTCTGCCTCGCCTTAGGGGCCGACTCACCCTGCGCCGATGAACGTTGCGCAGGAAACCTTGGACTTACGGCGAGGGGGCTTTTCACCCCCTTTATCGCTACTCATGTCAGCATTCGCACTTCTGATACCTCCAGCAGCCTTTACAAGCCACCTTCGCAGGCTTACAGAACGCTCTCCTACCGCGTGTACTAAAAGTACACACCCGCAGCTTCGGTTTATCGCTTAGCCCCGTTACATCTTCCGCGCAGGACGACTCGATCAGTGAGCTATTACGCTTTCTTTAAAGGATGGCTGCTTCTAAGCCAACCTCCTGACTGTCTATGCCTTCCCACTTCGTTTCCCACTTAGCGATAATTCGGGACCTTAGCTGGCGGTCTGGGTTGTTTCCCTCTTGAGTCCGGACGTTAGCACCCGGTGCTCTGTCTCCCAAGCTGTACTTGCAGGTATTCGGAGTTTGCCATAGTTTGGTAAGTCGCCATGACCCCCTAGCTATAACAGTGCTCTACCCCCTGCAGTAATACTTGAGGCACTACCTAAATAGTTTTCGGAGAGAACCAGCTATTTCCAGATTTGTTTAGCCTTTCACCCCTATCCACAGCTCATCCCCTAATTTTTCAACATTAGTGGGTTCGGTCCTCCAGCACGTGTTACCGTGCCTTCAACCTGGCCATGGATAGATCATCTGGTTTCGGGTCTACACCCAGCGACTAATTCGCCCTATTCGGACTCGCTTTCGCTACGGCTTCCCTATTCGGTTAACCTTGCCACTGAATGTAAGTCGCTGACCCATTATACAAAAGGTACGCAGTCACCCCACAAGGAGGCTCCTACTGTTTGTATGCATACGGTTTCAGGATCTATTTCACTCCCCTTCCGGGGTTCTTTTCGCCTTTCCCTCACGGTACTGGTTCACTATCGGTCGATCACGAGTATTTAGCCTTGGAGGATGGTCCCCCCATCTTCAAACAGGATTTCACGTGTCCCGCCCTACTTGTCTTACGCTTAGTTCCACACACAAAATTTCATCTACAGGGCTATCACCTGCTACGGCGGGGCTTTCCATCCCCTTCGATTATCTTGCATGCTAAAACGTAAAGGCTCTTCCGATTTCGCTCGCCACTACTTTCGGAATCTCGGTTGATTTCTTTTCCTCGAGCTACTGAGATGTTTCAGTTCACCCGGTTCGCTTCCACTAGCCTATGTATTCAGCTAGGGATACTGCATTGCTGCAGTGGGTTTCCCCATTCGGACATCTACGGATCAAAGCTTGTTTGCCAGCTCCCCGTAGCTTTTCGCAGGCTACTACGTCCTTCATCGCCTGTGATCGCCAAGGCATCCACCATATGCACTTAGTCGCTTGATCCTATAACGCTGTAGGCTATAGGACCTGAGTATTAGCGTTTGTGCCGTTCATAAGTTTCAAAGCAGCCCAGGGTTATTCACCCTAGTCTTGAGAACTTGGAACAAAATAATGCAATCACAACCCGTACTCATCTTCATCAGCAAGCTGATTACTTGATAAGTACATTTCGTTGTGCTTCTTCCAGATTGTTAAAGAACGAATATAGCTGTTGAGTAAAACCCAACTCATAAGACCGTGATTCAAACCAGAAACACGACGCTATGAGTTAGCCTCTACATCGCCACCAGGCGACTACTTGAGAATCAATGGTGGAGGTGAACGGGATCGAACCGATGACATCCTGCTTGCAAAGCAGGCGCTCTCCCAGCTGAGCTACACCCCCATATCCCGCATTCGCGAAATACTTGGTGGGTCTGGTTGGATTCGAACCAACGACCCCCGCCTTATCAAGACGGTGCTCTAACCAACTGAGCTACAGACCCAAAACCTTCTCGGATCAGTATTCAGGTAGCTGCAGACCCAGGGAAGATTCCCTCGACCCAAGCCTACAACTGATCCCAGCTATATCAAACAACCGATAAGAGTGGACGCTTAATACGAGCACTTTAAGCTCTGAAAGGAGGTGATCCAGCCGCACCTTCCGATACGGCTACCTTGTTACGACTTCACCCCAGTCATGAATCCTACCGTGGTAATCGCCCCCCTTACGGTTAGGCTAACTACTTCTGGTAAAACCCACTCCCATGGTGTGACGGGCGGTGTGTACAAGACCCGGGAACGTATTCACCGCGACATGCTGATCCGCGATTACTAGCGATTCCGACTTCACGCAGTCGAGTTGCAGACTGCGATCCGGACTACGATCGGGTTTCTGGGATTGGCTCCCCCTCGCGGGTTGGCGACCCTCTGTCCCGACCATTGTATGACGTGTGAAGCCCTACCCATAAGGGCCATGAGGACTTGACGTCATCCCCACCTTCCTCCGGTTTGTCACCGGCAGTCTCATTAGAGTGCCCTTTCGTAGCAACTAATGACAAGGGTTGCGCTCGTTGCGGGACTTAACCCAACATCTCACGACACGAGCTGACGACAGCCATGCAGCACCTGTGTTCCGGTTCTCTTGCGAGCACTACCAAATCTCTTCGGCATTCCAGACATGTCAAGGGTAGGTAAGGTTTTTCGCGTTGCATCGAATTAATCCACATCATCCACCGCTTGTGCGGGTCCCCGTCAATTCCTTTGAGTTTTAATCTTGCGACCGTACTCCCCAGGCGGTCAACTTCACGCGTTAGCTGCGCTACCAAGGCCCGAAGGCCCCAACAGCTAGTTGACATCGTTTAGGGCGTGGACTACCAGGGTATCTAATCCTGTTTGCTCCCCACGCTTTCGTGCATGAGCGTCAGTGTTATCCCAGGAGGCTGCCTTCGCCATCGGTGTTCCTCCGCATATCTACGCATTTCACTGCTACACGCGGAATTCCACCTCCCTCTGACACACTCTAGCTCGGTAGTTAAAAATGCAGTTCCAAAGTTAAGCTCTGGGATTTCACATCTTTCTTTCCGAACCGCCTGCGCACGCTTTACGCCCAGTAATTCCGATTAACGCTTGCACCCTACGTATTACCGCGGCTGCTGGCACGTAGTTAGCCGGTGCTTATTCTGCAGGTACCGTCAGTTTCACGGGGTATTAACCCATGACGTTTCTTTCCTGCCAAAAGTGCTTTACAACCCGAAGGCCTTCATCGCACACGCGGGATGGCTGGATCAGGGTTTCCCCCATTGTCCAAAATTCCCCACTGCTGCCTCCCGTAGGAGTCTGGGCCGTGTCTCAGTCCCAGTGTGGCTGGTCGTCCTCTCAAACCAGCTACGGATCGTCGCCTTGGTGAGCCGTTACCCCACCAACTAGCTAATCCGATATCGGCCGCTCTAATAGTGCAAGGTCTTGCGATCCCCTGCTTTCCCCCGTAGGGCGTATGCGGTATTAGCCACGCTTTCGCGTAGTTATCCCCCGCTACTAGGCACGTTCCGATACATTACTCACCCGTTCGCCACTCGCCACCAGACCGAAGTCCGTGCTGCCGTTCGACTTGCATGTGTAAGGCATCCCGCTAGCGTTCAATCTGAGCCAGGATCAAACTCTTCAGTTTAATCTCTGTATTTGTTTCGTATTCTTGGTCCGGATAAATCCAAACCAGGTCATACGTCGCTACTCAAAGGAAGTGAGGTATGTTCTTAAACTTGACGTCTAAGGTACTTCACTTCTAGTGAGCACTTGATTTCATTGTGCTTGTGACCGAAGTCACTCGCACTCGCATCAAGCGCCCACACTTATCGGTTGTTTAATTGTTAAAGAGCGGTACTGCTAAATTCTGCACTGCTTCTGCCCCTCAACTTCGGCTAACTTCGTTTTTGCGAAGTTGCTGTCGTTGCAGCAGAGAAACGAGATTATGAAGAAGTTTTTATCGTTTGTCAAGTCAGCGTCGTTTGTTTCAAACTCACTTCGCTTTCTTGCCTACGACCCCTTCAGGTCTCGCCGAAGGCTTGAGTTCTGGGCTTTCGCCCTGAACCGCCACCTTCTTAGCAGCTATCGAAATATCAGGGTAAACCCTAAGTTTTCGGCAACTGCCAAGACCAAGACTATAGCACAATTTTTGCAGACTGTGCAACTGGCTTCTGCCTGATTTGCACCAATCTTTGCAATAACCGCTGGGCTCTCATTCCTGATCGCTTTCTGCGGCAGGCCTTGCCGGGTGACCCCGCCAGACCTGTTGCACCTGCTTGGCTTCGCGGCTCAAAAAACTGTTTGAACTGCGAAGGAGCGAGACTATAGCACAGAATTTTGGCCTGTCATGCGCAGGTAGCAAAAAAGTTGTTCGCCTTGGCGGGATGCGCCTGCGAGTGGAGGCAATGCACGCCCTGCCCGCCACGCGGAGGCTTCTATATATATAGATAGAGGGAATGCCGCGCTTGCCTGGCGGGTGGGTACGTTTACTATTCGCCTGTACGCCGCACCTAATTGGAGACGAACACCCTATGCCCCCCGCCATCGCCCTGAGCGAAGATATCCTGATCAACGTCACCCCCTTCGAAACCCGCGTTGCGCTGGTGGAACAGGGGTCGGTGCAGGAACTGCATGTGGAACGCAGCATCCAGCGGGGCCATGTTGGCAATATTTATCTGGGGCGGGTTGTCCGTGTTCTACCTGGCATGCAGAGTGCCTTTATTGATATCGGGCTGGAGCGCGCCGCATTCATTCATATCGCGGACCTGCGCGAGAATCGTGGCGAACGCAGCCAGGGGCTGACGCCTACCCCGATAGAGAAGCTTATATTCGAGGGACAGACCATCATGGTTCAGGTGGTCAAGGATCCGCTGGGCACCAAGGGCGCCCGGCTTTCCACGCAGATCAGCATGGCGGGGCGCATGCTGGTATATCTGCCCCACGACCCTCATATCGGCATATCCCAGAAGATCGACTCTGAGTCCGAACGCATTCAATTGCGGGAACGGCTGCAGGCTCTGATGCCGGCCGAGGAAAAAGGCGGCTTCATCGTCCGCACCCAGGCGGAAGGCGCCAACGATGAGGAGCTGACGGCGGATGTGGAGTACCTGCGCAAACTCTGGACCAGCGTCCAGGCGGCCGCTCGCACTCAGCCCGCCCCCGCCCTGCTGCACCAGGACCTGACGCTGGCGCAGCGCGTCCTGCGCGACATGGTGGGACCGGGCACCGGCGCCATTCTGGTGGATTCGCGTACGACCAGCGCCGCAATGCTGGAATGGGCGCGCATCTATACGCCGTCGGTGGTGGACAGGATCCAGCATTACAGCGGCGAACGGCCGCTGTTCGACACCGCCAATGTAGACGACGAGATCGCGCGCGCGCTGTCTCGCCGAGTGGACCTGAAATCGGGCGGCTACCTGATCATCGACCAGACCGAGGCGCTGACGACGGTGGACGTCAATACAGGCGGCTTCGTAGGCGGCCGCAATTTCGACGACACGATCTTCAAGACCAACCTGGAGGCCGCGCAAGCCATTGCTCGACAACTTCGGTTGCGCAATCTGGGCGGCATCGTCATCCTGGACTTCATCGACATGGAGGAACAGGAGCACCGTGAAACGGTGCTGGCCGAACTGAAAAAGGCGCTGTCGCGTGACCGCACCCGCATGACCGTCAACGGCTTTACGCAGTTGGGCCTGGTGGAGATGACGCGCAAGCGCACGCGCGATTCGCTGGCGCATCAATTATGCGAGCCCTGCCCCATGTGCGAGTCGCGCGGCAATGTACGCACCCCGCGCACCGTCTGCTACGAGATCCTGCGTGAAATCCTGCGCGAGGCCCGGCAGTTCAATCCCAAGGAGTTCCGGATCCTTGCATCGCAGGATGTGGTGGACCTGTTCCTGGAAGAGGAAAGCCAGCACCTCGCGATGCTGGGCGATTTCGTCGGCAAGCGCGTGTCGCTGGAAGTGGAAAGCACGTACTCCCAGGAGAAGTACGACATAATCCTGGTCTAGTGTCCCGGGCTTCTCACGGGCTGTGGGATCGCCACCGCGACGCGGCAGGCCAATGGCAGCACAGCTACACCATGCTGCCCATCAACGCGGACGATGCCCCCCCCTGTTCAGGGACTCCCACCAGCCGAACAAGGGAAAGCGGATGGTCGTAATCCTGCCTAAGGGCTCTTACGACGACTGGCTTACGGCCATCTCCGAGCAGAGCCGGGATTTCCTCGTCCCCTTCCCGTCCGACAGACTCGTCGCCTCCCCGATGGGCTGACCCTGCACATTCTGAACGCCTGGGCCGAATCCTACCCCCGGATCGCCCATCCCAGCCATTGCTCGCCCGCGCTGGAAATTCTTCAACCTACAAGTGAAAACACGCCGGGCGCGCTAGGGGAAGATCCAGCTGCGGTATATTACACGCCTTCAAAAACTACAAACTCGGGCCATGTCTTTAGTATCGGCTAGTCAACGTGCGGGAAGGGTGGGGTCGGTAAGTCAAAGCACGGAAGTGGCGGGGTCTCGCTGGAAAATTGAGGCCCTTTTCATTCCGATCGTGGCGCTGGCAGCTCTCTGGAGCTGCTACTGGTTACTTGATCCGCGCAATTTCTTCAAGGCCGACGACTGGGCCTGGCTTGGATTTTCCGCGTTTGAAGACATCGGGGATTTTCTAAATATCCTTCCCAGGGCGCTATACAACGACCGCCCCGTCGGCGCCCTGTTCATCCGTGGCATGCACCACCTGGTGGGCTTGAACTACCCGGTATTCCAAGCGGTCTTGCTGCTCCTGCATGCCGCCAACAGTGTGATGCTCTACCTGATTGCCTGCCGATATATGCCCCGGAAAGGCGCATTCGTTGCGGCGATCCTTTCAGCGACATGGTTTGTAGCGCTCAACGCTGTTGGCTGGGTAGCTGCCATCTTCGACCTTCTCGGGGCCACACTTTGCCTTCTGGGCGTGCTATTGCGCCAGCAAGCTCTGCGCCGTGGTGGCGATTGGCGATGGAATATTGCAGGAGCCTTGGCCTACCTGCTGGCATTCAGAACCAAGGAATATGCCATCGGTCTGGTAGCTGTGTTGTTCCTGATGGAACTGTTGTGTGAGCGTCGGCGCATTCGCCAAATCCTGCTCGGCTTGGCGCCCTATATCGGCATCTTCGTCGTATACATGGCGAGCTATTTCTGGATCTATGTCCAGATGACCATCCCGGCCGACGATCCGTACAAGCCTCATTTCTCGATGATAGACGTGGTGTCAAATCTCTGGCGCTACATCGAAAACATGTTCTTTCCGGAGATCGTGGGCCGCTGGGCCTTGGTGGCAGTCGTCTTGGGCCTGGTACCCGTTGCGGTGCTGACGGCATGGCGCCGGAACGGCGCGGCGATGTGGGGGCTTGCCAGCTTCGCAATCCTGCTTGGACCGACGCTGCTGCTATCGAATCACCTGGACAATCTGTACCTCTACGCACCTCACTTTTTCATGGCGATAGCGATTGGGGCGGGTTTTGCCGCCGGTTGGGTTGGCCGGCTGATTGCCTTAGCGTTGGCGATTTTCGTCCTCCTGGCCCCAGTGGTGTCGGGGCAGCGTACCGTGATCGCCAACTTCACATTGGGCAAGACCGAGGTCATACAGTCGCAGTACCAGTTTGCAATGGAGAAGCTGGCTGGCGCCGAGGACAATACCACCGTGGTGGTTTCCGGCGTAGAGCCCTACTTCAATCTTTTCTCTTATGGCCCGGGCGACGCGCTGAATATTGCGGTGTGGCAGAAGAAATTCAAACTTGTCGTCGAGAAGCCGATGGAAGATCTGGACAGGGCCTTTTGCGAAGCTTCAGGTGCCAAGCGGTTCTTCCACTTCGATGGAACGACTGGTACGGACATAACCGCTGAGAAAATGGAAAAATGCGCGACTCTTACCAAGTAGTAACTACCCCTCCCCGGACGTCCGATGCGCTCGTGTCGATCGTTGTTCCGTTCTACAACGAATCGGAAACAATAAGCTTTTTCTACGAGACCATTACCCGGGTTCTGCCAGAAATGGGAATTCGTCGTTATGAGCTGGTCTGCGTCAACGATGGCAGCAAGGACGACACCTTGCTCAAGCTGGTCGCGCTTTCCAAGCTGGACGAACGGGTCCGCGTGGTTGACCTTTCCCGAAATTTTGGCAAGGAGGCTGCGCTGACTGCTGGGGTCGATGAGTCCGTGGGTGACGTAGTGGTGCCGATGGATTGCGATCTGCAGGATCCGCCTCAATTGATTGGCGTCATGTTGAACCGTTGGCAGCAGGGGTTCGACGTGGTATTGGCCAAGCGTTCCGATCGTTCATCCGACGGTTACCTGAAGCGCGTAACGGCCGCCATGTTTTATCGGGTGCACAATAAGTTATCGGATACAAGCATTCCCGAGAATGTCGGTGACTTTCGACTGATGGACAGGCGCGTGGTGGACGCTCTCAAGCTGATGCCCGAGCGGCGCCGGTTCATGAAAGGCTTGTTCGCATGGGTGGGCTTCAAGTCGACCGTGGTCGAATATGTGCGCGAGCAGCGCGTCGCCGGCACCACAAAATTCAGTGGAATAAAACTGGTCAACTTCGCCATTGAGGGCATCACCAGCTTCAGCACGGCGCCACTACGCCTGACTACTTACATGGGGCTGCTGACATCTGCCGCCGCCTTTCTGTATGCCATGTACATCATCGTGCGCACCTTGGTTCATGGCGCGGATTTGCCTGGCTACAGCTCGATGCTGACCGTTATTCTTTTTCTTGGCGGAGTACAGCTGATCAGCGTGGGGATCGTCGGGGAGTACGTTGGCCGTATTTATATGGAGTCAAAGCAGCGTCCAATCTACATCATCCAAGACAGGTACCAGAACGACCCCGCTTGAAATCGGAACGGGTGCACACGCGCTCAGCGCAGCCGCCCTGGCAGGCTTCCAGTTGGGTCCTGACCCGCATGAATAAAGGC contains the following coding sequences:
- a CDS encoding glycosyltransferase family 39 protein yields the protein MSLVSASQRAGRVGSVSQSTEVAGSRWKIEALFIPIVALAALWSCYWLLDPRNFFKADDWAWLGFSAFEDIGDFLNILPRALYNDRPVGALFIRGMHHLVGLNYPVFQAVLLLLHAANSVMLYLIACRYMPRKGAFVAAILSATWFVALNAVGWVAAIFDLLGATLCLLGVLLRQQALRRGGDWRWNIAGALAYLLAFRTKEYAIGLVAVLFLMELLCERRRIRQILLGLAPYIGIFVVYMASYFWIYVQMTIPADDPYKPHFSMIDVVSNLWRYIENMFFPEIVGRWALVAVVLGLVPVAVLTAWRRNGAAMWGLASFAILLGPTLLLSNHLDNLYLYAPHFFMAIAIGAGFAAGWVGRLIALALAIFVLLAPVVSGQRTVIANFTLGKTEVIQSQYQFAMEKLAGAEDNTTVVVSGVEPYFNLFSYGPGDALNIAVWQKKFKLVVEKPMEDLDRAFCEASGAKRFFHFDGTTGTDITAEKMEKCATLTK
- a CDS encoding sigma-54-dependent transcriptional regulator, which encodes MPRATESHPPSTATHDDSVRRPLAPHAVFIDDDDELRRAAIQTLKLHGISVEAHASARAALPILNRDFDGVVVTDIRMPDMDGLQLFQRLREIDPDIPVILITGHGDIATAVQCMRDGAYDFLSKPYPADRLVAAISHAAEKRHLVLENRRLREAAFAIEADEVPFIGATPAMQRIKQTLRHIADADVDVLVEGETGTGKEVVATALHRLSRRRHRALVAINCGALPESVIESELFGHEAGAFTGAQKKRIGRIEHASGGTLFLDEIESMPLAVQVKLLRVLESRQITPLGSNEVRNLDLRVVAATKEDLGSPAIRAKFREDLFYRLNVVTIRIPPLRERREDIPLLFAHYLGHASRRFQRDIPEMPASIKQHLMTHDWPGNVRELAHFAERLVLGVLNAPAPDSIQTQGSAQSLPERMEHFEAQLIRDALAAHRGDIKATLEALGIPRKTFYDKLQRHGIDRQQYVGLLTPPSF
- a CDS encoding glycosyltransferase family 2 protein, producing MRDSYQVVTTPPRTSDALVSIVVPFYNESETISFFYETITRVLPEMGIRRYELVCVNDGSKDDTLLKLVALSKLDERVRVVDLSRNFGKEAALTAGVDESVGDVVVPMDCDLQDPPQLIGVMLNRWQQGFDVVLAKRSDRSSDGYLKRVTAAMFYRVHNKLSDTSIPENVGDFRLMDRRVVDALKLMPERRRFMKGLFAWVGFKSTVVEYVREQRVAGTTKFSGIKLVNFAIEGITSFSTAPLRLTTYMGLLTSAAAFLYAMYIIVRTLVHGADLPGYSSMLTVILFLGGVQLISVGIVGEYVGRIYMESKQRPIYIIQDRYQNDPA
- the rng gene encoding ribonuclease G; the protein is MSEDILINVTPFETRVALVEQGSVQELHVERSIQRGHVGNIYLGRVVRVLPGMQSAFIDIGLERAAFIHIADLRENRGERSQGLTPTPIEKLIFEGQTIMVQVVKDPLGTKGARLSTQISMAGRMLVYLPHDPHIGISQKIDSESERIQLRERLQALMPAEEKGGFIVRTQAEGANDEELTADVEYLRKLWTSVQAAARTQPAPALLHQDLTLAQRVLRDMVGPGTGAILVDSRTTSAAMLEWARIYTPSVVDRIQHYSGERPLFDTANVDDEIARALSRRVDLKSGGYLIIDQTEALTTVDVNTGGFVGGRNFDDTIFKTNLEAAQAIARQLRLRNLGGIVILDFIDMEEQEHRETVLAELKKALSRDRTRMTVNGFTQLGLVEMTRKRTRDSLAHQLCEPCPMCESRGNVRTPRTVCYEILREILREARQFNPKEFRILASQDVVDLFLEEESQHLAMLGDFVGKRVSLEVESTYSQEKYDIILV